The proteins below are encoded in one region of Lactuca sativa cultivar Salinas chromosome 3, Lsat_Salinas_v11, whole genome shotgun sequence:
- the LOC111904289 gene encoding proline-rich extensin-like protein EPR1, with the protein MESHRFLLVFFLLVATSVTDVGFAAPLFIPLPLTPPTPPVGYPPPITPSPIFVPGVPCSTPPPPSPTVSPPVYTPPPVSSPPVPAPAPSISPTPPPSVAVCPPTATPPANPPTPVPTPSIIYPPHPQPPIVTPTPSNPPSIAPSICNSTTPPLPAPILPYPPTNPPSNPPVVTPPPPLTPILPPSPYSPTTPPPNPTPGVAPPPPMTPVVPPSPYSPITPPPSPTPGVPPPPPVSPIVPPSPYSPITPPPSPTPGATPPPPMTPIIPPSPYSPITPPPNPVPGVAPPPPGTPIVPPSPYSPITPPPNPTPGVAPPPPRTPIVPPSPYSPIIPPPNPAPGAPPPPVTPIVPPSPFSPIIPPPNPSPYVAPTPPTTPVVPPSPYSPITPPPNPTPRTTPPPPVTPIIPPSPYSPITPPPNPAPGTTPPPPLTPTVPPSPYTPNPPPFPTPSPGTPRVPPPPYTPNPPSSPSPTPPPGVPPSPMTPTPAPLPYPPNTPPPTIPLTPPCITTPPPPTNSTPLSPNSPKTPPPFIPLPITPPSPNSPKTPPPHFPPTIITPSPSPSIFPPYIPSPSIPPYYPIAASPPPPCTNAPPLIGKPPLNSEECFTSCELRCELDLKQDRCHRSCMACCHRCNCVPPGQYGNKEMCGSCYTDMKTLAGRPMCP; encoded by the exons ATGGAGTCTCATCGCTTCCTTTTGGTCTTCTTTCTCTTGGTTGCAACTTCT GTTACAGATGTTGGTTTTGCTGCACCACTTTTCATACCACTTCCTTTGACGCCACCAACACCACCTGTCGGttacccaccacccatcaccccTTCACCCATCTTCGTTCCAGGTGTACCATGTTCCACCCCACCTCCGCCATCACCCACAGTTTCTCCGCCAGTTTATACACCTCCACCAGTTTCAAGCCCACCTGTACCTGCTCCAGCACCATCTATTTCACCCACCCCACCCCCATCGGTGGCAGTCTGCCCACCTACAGCAACACCACCTGCTAATCCACCGACACCCGTTCCAACTCCATCGATAATCTATCCGCCACACCCTCAGCCACCCATTGTCACTCCTACTCCGAGCAACCCGCCTAGTATTGCTCCAAGTATATGCAACAGCACAACTCCACCATTGCCAGCTCCAATTCTTCCATATCCACCAACCAATCCACCTTCTAACCCACCTGTTGTAACTCCACCACCTCCATTGACACCGATACTTCCACCTTCTCCATATTCACCCACCACCCCACCTCCTAACCCAACTCCTGGTGTAGCACCGCCACCTCCAATGACACCGGTAGTTCCACCATCTCCATATTCACCAATAACCCCACCTCCCAGCCCAACTCCTggtgtaccaccaccacctccggtGTCACCGATAGTTCCACCATCCCCTTATTCACCCATCACCCCACCTCCCAGCCCAACTCCTGGTGCAACACCACCGCCTCCAATGACACCGATCATTCCACCATCTCCTTATTCACCCATCACCCCACCTCCCAACCCAGTTCCCGGTGTAGCACCACCACCTCCAGGGACGCCGATAGTTCCACCGTCTCCTTATTCACCCATCACCCCACCTCCCAACCCAACTCCCGGTGTAGCACCACCACCTCCAAGGACACCGATAGTTCCACCGTCTCCTTATTCACCCATCATCCCACCTCCCAACCCAGCTCCTGGTGCACCACCACCTCCAGTGACACCTATAGTTCCACCATCTCCTTTTTCACCCATCATCCCACCTCCTAACCCATCTCCTTATGTAGCACCAACACCTCCAACGACACCGGTAGTTCCACCATCTCCTTATTCACCAATCACCCCACCGCCTAACCCAACTCCTCGTACAACACCACCACCTCCAGTGACACCAATAATTCCACCATCTCCTTATTCACCCATCACACCACCTCCTAACCCAGCTCCTGGTACAACACCACCACCTCCACTAACACCAACAGTTCCACCATCTCCATATACACCTAACCCTCCACCTTTTCCTACACCATCTCCTGGGACACCTAGAGTTCCACCACCTCCATATACACCCAACCCTCCATCTTCACCTTCACCAACTCCTCCTCCTGGTGTACCACCAAGTCCAATGACACCGACACCTGCACCACTTCCATATCCACCCAACACTCCACCTCCAACTATTCCACTAACACCACCTTGCATCACCACACCTCCACCACCTACTAATTCAACTCCATTATCTCCTAATTCACCCAAGACACCACCACCCTTTATCCCACTGCCAATCACTCCACCATCTCCAAATTCACCCAAGACGCCACCGCCACATTTCCCACCTACAATCATTACACCATCTCCCAGTCCATCCATCTTCCCTCCGTATATTCCCTCACCAAGTATTCCTCCGTATTACCCTATCGCGGCTAGCCCCCCACCACCTTGTACCAATGCTCCACCGTTGATCGGCAAGCCACCATTAAACTCGGAAG AATGTTTTACATCATGTGAGTTAAGGTGCGAGTTAGACTTGAAGCAAGATAGATGCCATCGAAGTTGCATGGCGTGTTGCCATCGTTGCAATTGTGTTCCACCGGGACAATATGGAAACAAAGAGATGTGTGGTTCGTGCTACACTGATATGAAAACTCTTGCTGGAAGACCCATGTGTCCTTGA
- the LOC111904290 gene encoding peptidyl-prolyl cis-trans isomerase CYP38, chloroplastic, with protein MAAIFSCHSCSSLFTNSKSSLFNNHKHSINYIRLSHSPNNASIRRFRPICSSQNPNRLQSSDKQIDRFSGIKECVLSVALTIGLITGVPSLSYASNAGDVTPALPDVAVLISGPPIKDPGALLRYALPIDNKAIREVQKPLEDITDSLKVSGVKALDSVERNLKQASRALKQGKSMIIEGLAESKKDHGIELIGKLEVGMEELQKITEDRKRDAVIPKQKELLQYVGGVEEDMVSAFPYEIPEEYQNMPLLKGRATVDMKVKVKDNPNLEECVFRIVLDGYNAPVTAGNFVDLVERHFYDGMEIQRADGFVVQTGDPEGPAEGFIDPSTEKTRTIPLEIMVEGEKAPVYGATLEDIGLYKAQTKLPFNAFGTMAMAREEFENNSGSSQVFWLLKESELTPSNANILDGRYAVFGYVTENEDFLADLKVGDVIESVQVVAGLDNLVNPSYKIVG; from the exons ATGGCAGCGATTTTCTCTTGCCACTCCTGTTCTTCTCTCTTCACCAATTCCAAATCGTCTCTCTTCAACAACCATAAACATTCCATTAACTACATTCGTCTATCACATTCTCCCAACAATGCTTCGATTCGGCGATTCCGACCTATTTGTTCTTCGCAAAACCCTAATCGACTTCAATCTAGCGACAAACAG ATAGATAGGTTTTCTGGGATAAAAGAATGTGTGTTATCTGTAGCTTTGACAATTGGATTGATAACCGGAGTGCCATCGTTGAGCTACGCTAGTAACGCCGGTGATGTTACTCCGGCGTTGCCGGATGTAGCGGTGTTGATATCCGGACCTCCGATCAAGGATCCCGGAGCTTTACTGAGATACGCTTTGCCGATTGATAATAAAGCTATCAGGGAGGTTCAGAAGCCTCTGGAAGACATTACTGATAGTCTTAAGGTTTCTGGAGTGAAGGCGCTTGATTCAGTCGAAAGA AATTTGAAGCAAGCTTCTAGGGCTCTAAAACAGGGGAAGAGCATGATTATAGAAGGTTTAGCTGAATCAAAAAAAGACCATGGAATTGAATTGATTGGAAAGCTAGAAGTTGGAATGGAAGAGCTTCAAAAAATCACAGAAGATAGAAAACGAGATGCTGTAATACCTAAACAGAAAGAGCTTTTGCAGTATGTTGGAGG TGTTGAAGAGGACATGGTGAGCGCGTTCCCATATGAGATCCCAGAAGAGTATCAAAACATGCCACTTTTGAAAGGAAGAGCAACCGTTGacatgaaagtcaaagtcaaagacaACCCTAACCTCGAAGAATGTGTATTCAGAATTGTTCTTGATGGCTATAATGCGCCTGTGACAGCTGGCAATTTTGTAGATTTGGTGGAAAGACACTTCTATGATGGCATGGAAATCCAACGAg cgGATGGATTTGTTGTTCAAACTGGAGATCCGGAAGGTCCTGCCGAGGGTTTTATTGATCCGAGTACTGAGAAAACAAGGACAATTCCTTTGGAAATTATGGTGGAAGGTGAAAAAGCTCCTGTTTATGGAGCAACATTGGAA GACATTGGTCTCTACAAAGCTCAAACAAAGCTACCCTTCAATGCATTTGGAACCATGGCAATGGCTAGAGAG gAATTTGAAAACAACTCGGGGTCAAGCCAAGTGTTTTGGCTATTGAAAGAGAGTGAATTGACACCAAGTAATGCGAATATATTGGATGGAAGATATGCAGTGTTTGGATATGTGACAGAAAATGAGGATTTTTTGGCCGATTTAAAAGTGGGAGATGTGATAGAATCAGTTCAAGTGGTTGCAGGATTGGATAATCTTGTTAATCCGAGTTACAAGATTGTTggctaa
- the LOC111904291 gene encoding photosystem I assembly factor PSA3, chloroplastic yields MVVITSITTTTNTSLTHIYTLTCNPSTTSLRYFRHLPKTANSTISRSSNGVVVIKSYMEDSNTISGFANKVIGALPVIGLVARILTDTGGVGGDFIDFAEFRRRVGRNASVNDSRAFIDFQDRRGKAGDPLYVLMCCWLAALGAGLLKSEEILEGVTRLRISNDIEFEEETFIAMMNEARERRLKSKVPAPTIPMEARAEKALDAIYVCCFGRDVIDEEDERQLRIMLKVVFPSVGQNEIDRIVKAKAKKVAEGGEEDRFPEPKPLSKEAVQLQMKDLQFLQQNNDS; encoded by the exons ATGGTGGTTATCACCTCCATCACCACCACAACCAACACCAGTCTCACACATATCTACACCCTAACCTGCAACCCTTCAACAACCTCTCTTCGTTACTTCCGCCACCTCCCCAAAACAGCGAACTCCACCATTTCCAGATCATCCAATGGAGTCGTGGTTATTAAGTCTTACATGGAAGACTCCAACACCATCTCCGGCTTCGCCAACAAAGTCATCGGCGCCTTGCCTGTAATCGGCCTCGTCGCCAGAATTCTAACTGACACCGGTGGCGTCGGCGGCGATTTCATTGATTTCGCCGAGTTTCGGAGAAGAGTCGGGAGGAATGCTTCCGTGAATGATTCTAGAGCTTTCATCGATTTCCAGGATCGAAGAGGAAAG GCAGGGGATCCTCTATACGTGTTGATGTGCTGTTGGCTAGCTGCATTAGGAGCAGGATTGCTAAAATCTGAAGAAATTCTCGAAGGAGTTACGAGACTTCGGATCTCGAACGACATTGAATTCGAAGAAGAAACTTTCATCGCGATGATGAATGAAGCAAGAGAG AGAAGATTGAAGTCAAAAGTACCTGCACCGACGATTCCAATGGAGGCGAGAGCTGAGAAGGCGTTGGATGCGATATACGTGTGTTGTTTTGGAAGAGATGTGattgatgaagaagatgagagGCAATTGCGTATAATGTTGAAAGTAGTTTTTCCTTCTGTTGGACAAAATGAGATCGATAGGATTGTGAAGGCGAAGGCTAAAAAAGTAGCGGAAGGAGGGGAAGAAGACAGGTTCCCGGAGCCGAAGCCGTTGTCTAAAGAAGCTGTGCAGCTGCAAATGAAAGATCTCCAGTTTCTCCAACAAAATAACGATAGTTAA